The Gasterosteus aculeatus chromosome 17, fGasAcu3.hap1.1, whole genome shotgun sequence genome includes a window with the following:
- the LOC120835554 gene encoding G-protein coupled receptor 22, whose product METEGYSDLLETSDGQGVGLLDGGGEVRMEEGWSTPYPLGFQVSLTTVLMLELVLGFSSNLTVLVLYCAQSNLVDSVSNLVTVNLHVLDILVCLLCLPLTVAVILLPANESGVGSLATLCCFHEACVTFTSVATAVNVLVISLDRYDISVRPASRLLTPRRAALLLAAVWVVSLAVFFLPFLEGDFFSSAVKDNKDEQPRGQNNDSELTTGLSPIFSSISPSSLPSTHSSSPTHHLTPVWQNRTLLCVGGQGYYTGLAMYYHLLLQVPCFFIAVAVMLFTYSKILQALNIRIGSHMMRSKRAKDSTCRIRCRRQRRKKELSLPTEVVSSNQNQNLTNPPLIPSLTPTPTSPQPLRSMPQAMSDSGATITTVSTAATTPIATTPATPASPTPVSAPAQPHATSPLPASTMGVQASVSAIIALRRAVRRHRDRRERQRRVLKMSLLIISTFLGCWAPLSAVNVLILCMGPSDSLVRLRLWFLAMAYGTTIFHPLLYAFTRQKLRRALKTRVKKRVVSLLQVDPAPSGGTVIHNSWVEGGGQRKSRKPRVEASEGTDRCLTEAVRE is encoded by the coding sequence ATGGAGACCGAAGGCTATAGTGACCTCCTGGAGACCAGCGATGGTCAGGGGGTAGGCCTGCTGGATGGAGGGGGTGAGGTGAGGATGGAAGAAGGCTGGAGCACACCCTACCCCCTTGGCTTCCAAGTTTCCCTGACCACGGTGCTGATGCTGGAGCTGGTGTTGGGCTTCAGCAGCAACCTGACCGTTCTTGTCCTCTACTGTGCACAGTCCAACCTGGTGGATTCAGTCAGCAACCTGGTCACAGTCAACCTCCATGTGCTGGACATACTGGTCTGTCTGCTGTGTCTGCCACTGACTGTCGCTGTGATCCTGCTACCGGCGAACGAAAGCGGAGTCGGCAGCTTGGCCACGCTGTGCTGCTTTCATGAGGCTTGTGTCACATTCACCAGTGTGGCCACAGCAGTCAATGTGCTGGTTATCAGCTTGGACCGATATGACATCTCTGTGCGTCCGGCCAGTCGTCTGCTGACACCCAGGAGGGCAGCACTACTCCTGGCAGCGGTTTGGGTCGTGTCTCTGGCTGTCTTCTTCTTGCCCTTCCTTGAGGGGGATTTCTTCTCTTCGGCGGTTAAGGACAATAAGGATGAGCAGCCGAGAGGGCAGAACAATGACTCTGAGTTAACCACTGGGCTGAGCcccatattttcctccatctctccttcctccttacCATCAACTCATtcttcctcccccacacacCACCTCACTCCAGTATGGCAGAACAGGACGCTGCTGTGCGTAGGAGGCCAGGGGTATTACACAGGCCTGGCTATGTATTACCACTTGTTACTCCAGGTGCCATGCTTCTTCATCGCCGTAGCCGTCATGTTGTTCACCTACTCTAAGATCCTGCAGGCCCTCAACATTCGAATAGGCTCCCACATGATGAGGAGTAAGCGTGCAAAGGACTCCACCTGCAGGATACGCtgcaggaggcagaggaggaagaaggagctgAGTCTGCCCACGGAGGTAGTGTCCTCCAACCAGAACCAGAATCTCACCAATCCACCTCTCATCCCGTCGCTCACACCTACACCAACATCGCCCCAACCCCTGCGCTCCATGCCCCAGGCGATGTCTGACAGCGGAGCGACAATAACTACTGTCAGTACTGCTGCCACCACCCCGATAGCAACGACCCCGGCCACCCCTGCTTCTCCAACCCCAGTTTCAGCCCCAGCACAGCCCCATGCCACCTCCCCGCTGCCCGCGTCCACCATGGGTGTGCAGGCCTCGGTCTCTGCCATCATCGCCCTGAGGCGAGCGGTGCGCAGGCACAGGGACCGCCGAGAGCGCCAACGTCGCGTCCTTAAAATGTCCCTGCTCATCATATCCACCTTCCTGGGCTGCTGGGCCCCTCTGTCGGCTGTCAACGTTCTGATCCTGTGCATGGGTCCCAGCGACAGCCTGGTGCGGCTGCGCCTATGGTTCTTGGCGATGGCCTACGGAACCACTATCTttcatcccctgctttatgctTTCACCAGGCAAAAGCTGCGCCGTGCCCTCAAAACACGTGTCAAGAAAAGGGTGGTGTCCCTTCTCCAGGTAGACCCGGCTCCCAGCGGAGGGACAGTTATTCATAATTcctgggtggaggggggaggccaGAGGAAGAGTCGCAAGCCGCGAGTGGAGGCCAGTGAGGGCACTGACCGGTGCCTCACGGAGGCAGTGAGGGAATGA